The following coding sequences lie in one Kamptonema formosum PCC 6407 genomic window:
- a CDS encoding CHAT domain-containing protein has protein sequence MKADRVTLLRLLVTLSLLSTFTFPAKSQTQVITPAPDGTGTIVTPEGNRIDIQGGSLSGDKANLFHSFTQFGLSEGQIANFLTNPNIRNILGRVTGGDASIINGLIQVTGGNSNLFLMNPAGIVFGPNASLNIPASFTATTATGIGFGNNNWFNAIGNNNWANLVGTPNTFAFNTLQPGTIINAGNLAVTTGSNLTLIGGNIVNTGQITAPSGNILINAVSGQNLVRISQVGHLLSLEVQPLNHAGLLPNTWTEPVLSLPQLLTGKGLESAAGLTVNSLGQVVLTGNNSIIPGEAGTAIASGNINTSGIIGGTVNIFGDRVGVIGGNINASGIYGGGTVLIGGDYQGKGLVPNASRTFISNNSTINVDGVSNGNGGRVIVWADDITRFYGKISARGGSFSGNGGFVEVSGYNFLDFQGNVNTLAPNGTAGLLLLDPTDITIITVPGSFNALTQVDQFADPDNAPNTIDVALINFAATNVTLQATGNITFNAPVGIITPGVGLTAQANNEIFVNNNITTNGGSVSLIADADNSTDGSLNINGATINTNGGNFLGIGNGTPAWTSGIRINNSAITVGNRNINLTGRGELGYGIEISNSNLDSAQGNITLNGAGDFTLGIGIAISNASTVSSAQGNINLSGSVSVLPADAISLDSGSLISTTGGGSVTLTSSIGNINTSTGNINTNFTGGGGAIAISTTGGGDITTGNLSSFSTGVAAGGNITLSVTGGTGAIDTTAGNLFANSTFGDGGAIALSTAGGNITTDFLGSYSGGTGTGGNITLSVTGGTGFINTTNNLDSTSISANGGAIALSTTGGNIITTNLLASSPLGAGTGGNITVSVSGGNGYIDTNAGVLQSNSNSANGGAIALSTTGGNITTGYMQSFATDTGTAGNVTISVTGGTGSIDATGDILANSTLGNGGAIAISTAGGNITTSSLDTRSSGAGNAGNITLSVTGGTGTIDTVAGFLDAGSSLGNGGAIAVSTTAGNINTGYIGSSSLGAGTGGNITFNSGTANTILSSDVGSSSATGSGGNITFQSPAILTQPTTNLTTSGTASGGNITFNSTLDATTANVEFLAVNAGAGNVTFGGAIGSIIPLGGLSINATGNVNFNQSVNLVSLNSNGNTQFSGNITTTGTDGIFLTGPTTITNNVILTGDTITWTNNVSGTGNLTIQPFTAGLPIDIGSTPVTGSRLNLTPTQIGLLQPSLASVTIQTNNGGDISVNDPITLNPPTTLQTSPGTITLNSPITGNNNAAITLSSNTTNLNADISTLNQNITINGNTLVTNNVTLNTNANILLNGPIDGNNNLTANAGTGNITFGGAVGSSTPLGNITANSTGITTFNAVNSASVTTNTGGTTQLNGNVTTTGAQTYNDAVIIANNPILTGNGITFNSTLDGNSDITAIAGASNLSFNGAVGSITPLQNIIANSTATTTFNAVNSASVTTNTGGTTQLNANVTTTGSQTYNDAVTIANNPILTGNGITFNSTLDGNSDLTANTGASNLSFNGAIGNNTALQNITANSTATTTFNSINAATLTTNADGTTQLNSNVTTTGAQTYNDAVSIANNPILTGNGITFNSTLDGNSDITAIAGASNLSFNGAIGSNTALGNIIANTTGVTTFNSVNSATLTTNAGGTTQLNSNVTTTGAQTYNDAVTLANNPTLTGNGITFNSTLDGNSDLTANAGASNLSFNGAVGSVTPLQNISANSTATTTFNAVNSASVTTNIGGTTQLNGNVTTTGAQTYNDAVIVAGNLTLTNNSISFNSPLTLTGNLALNAGGGTVVFNSTISAGNNSLSLSANEIDFNGIVNGSSTLTLTPGTPGKNITIGGLSDTGANSLDLTANDLNNLADGFSSIIIGDNTNTSNIIVSPNGASFKDPVTMTTGTGAITLNGALTGIGDSSITLNAATSFLNNDIRTEERNITINGNAIVGNSITVITGNLAGGDILFNGNINGNDNLTLETGTGNITVSGAIGNNTPLENLTFSNVNNVQTKAITAASITQIAGTGETTINGAINTDTAAGINLTGNIFNFNGNITTTNGGGFKIDNSSPLTITLAVQFNLDGGFNQIGSGTVFLAGNVTTNNSDISFKSPVILIGTGNLNTGVGAGDINFNNTLDGTADLNLTAGIGNILFFGRVGDGIRIGNLTINSAKDVTAINAINAITITQIAGSGTSLFNDVINTNGTAGINLAGNNFNLNGAIVANGSFTINNSGKLNLSTTPLILDGTFRQIGTGEVAISSNITTANQDIRFSGPVTLSTPVIFTLGNATIAFGSSLAAGNNPLTLIAGEIDFTGPVSGTNSLSLQPFNSGQTIIIGGFDNNTNALDLTAAEINALQNGFSSITIGRADSSANVNINGNVTFLDPVTIQTATGAIILNGNITGIDNSSVTLNTPNINLNAGINTANSNIRLNGNVNLGSDVDLISNGGDITITGALNGTQKLRIDAGTGGNIFLQGDIGSITPLLGLNLNGLNTTLSGNISSANSDITFDSGLILTRDMSITTGTIGGNITFRSTVDSEAFRGYSLNLTAGRGNINFNGAVGASVNGELGNITINSANNVTALSAISARNFQSNSTENVNLGNIAATNVTITTDNNITVGNIIANGGQVRLNSNNGNLVANDIDASLISGVGGLISLTTPAGAVTTGNLNTSGLSGGDITVIARNSITAKQINSSGSVGDGGNVFLDPIGDIQVEFINAEGGINGTGGDVFIESTGGFFRATGSFVTPFSTEGNASISTAGGLGSGTVTIRHAGGDGGQLLQPFEVGNAGALNGTAAPITSGDYAIKTGQILPGSFSVGNLRIETLDAAPATIFLSNLSVSNTDLSTSSVRAPIVLSTRSETQPSAILVPPVTPLGDFASNINLRESRGILPENLTQGADLTQQNAGIPLTTSVTSTASLPSGTGETLANTPVISTFYTEEERRKSLLSEKDAVENLKQPILRIDETIIEQSRVAVTASSVGINEGKNSSSNIAQEEISHKPANLVLGYSSSVNQTLDKYELGEIDTFFERGDIENIVVRLEEIRNREFERYLETSHKLAEGNISLSALQEKLKETDNKTGKKSAAFYVVSRLNQLELVLVTSSGLPIHYSIPAAKRDALFPVVSEFRSQIINSRQRHNQSYLEAAQQLYKWLILPIEADLKNLKIDTLLLSLDPGLRSLPIAALHDGNQFMVEKYSFSLIPSFSLTNTTYTSIADASVLAMGASEFTDKSPLPAVPVELSAIASEWQGKSFLNSTFTLENLNLQRSRQDYRIIHLATHAEFLPGKPGNSYIQLWNSKLPLDRVRNLNWDNPSVDLLVLSACKTALGDRESELGFAGLAVQSGVKSALASLWYVDDRGTLGLMTEFYQELGKAAIKADALRLAQIAMLKGQVRVENGQLITNTQTFPLPSALNSQDTIDFTHPYYWSGFTLVGNPW, from the coding sequence ATGAAAGCTGATAGAGTTACTTTACTGAGGTTATTGGTAACATTAAGCCTTCTAAGTACATTTACCTTCCCCGCAAAATCCCAAACTCAAGTTATTACACCCGCACCCGATGGTACGGGTACTATCGTTACTCCCGAAGGAAATCGCATCGACATTCAAGGGGGTTCCCTCAGCGGCGACAAAGCCAATCTCTTCCATAGTTTTACTCAATTTGGACTCTCAGAAGGTCAAATTGCCAACTTTTTAACTAATCCTAATATCCGCAATATTTTAGGCAGAGTTACAGGCGGCGACGCTTCCATTATTAACGGCTTAATTCAAGTCACAGGCGGCAATTCTAACCTGTTCTTAATGAATCCTGCCGGGATTGTTTTTGGGCCGAATGCCAGTCTTAATATCCCCGCATCTTTCACTGCTACCACTGCCACAGGTATTGGCTTTGGGAATAACAACTGGTTTAATGCTATTGGCAATAATAACTGGGCAAATTTAGTCGGAACCCCTAACACTTTTGCCTTTAATACTTTACAACCAGGAACAATCATCAATGCTGGGAATTTAGCTGTAACTACAGGCTCTAATTTAACTTTAATCGGTGGTAATATTGTCAATACTGGACAAATTACGGCTCCCAGTGGCAATATTTTAATCAATGCTGTTTCCGGTCAAAACTTAGTCAGAATTAGCCAAGTCGGACACTTGCTAAGTTTAGAAGTTCAGCCGCTCAATCATGCCGGATTACTGCCGAATACTTGGACAGAACCAGTCCTATCTTTACCACAGTTATTAACAGGTAAAGGCTTAGAAAGTGCAGCGGGTTTAACGGTAAATAGTCTAGGTCAAGTAGTATTAACAGGTAATAATAGTATTATCCCCGGAGAAGCAGGAACGGCGATTGCATCTGGGAATATTAACACCTCTGGAATCATAGGGGGAACCGTCAATATTTTCGGAGATAGAGTAGGTGTAATAGGTGGAAATATTAACGCTTCTGGTATTTATGGTGGTGGCACTGTATTAATTGGTGGAGACTATCAAGGTAAGGGACTCGTACCTAATGCTAGCCGCACCTTTATAAGTAATAATTCGACAATTAATGTAGATGGAGTAAGTAATGGCAATGGCGGTAGGGTAATTGTTTGGGCCGATGATATTACTCGTTTTTATGGCAAAATTAGCGCTCGTGGGGGTAGTTTTTCTGGCAATGGTGGATTTGTCGAAGTATCGGGTTATAATTTCTTAGATTTTCAAGGCAATGTTAATACTTTAGCTCCCAATGGCACTGCCGGATTATTATTACTAGATCCCACTGATATCACAATTATAACTGTACCAGGTTCATTTAACGCTCTCACTCAAGTCGATCAATTTGCTGACCCAGATAATGCACCTAATACAATTGATGTTGCTCTAATTAATTTTGCTGCTACTAATGTTACGTTACAAGCAACTGGTAATATTACTTTCAATGCTCCTGTTGGCATCATAACTCCGGGAGTAGGACTGACTGCCCAGGCAAATAATGAGATATTTGTCAATAATAATATTACTACTAATGGAGGAAGTGTTAGCCTCATCGCTGATGCCGACAACTCAACTGATGGTTCTCTCAATATCAATGGCGCAACGATTAATACTAACGGCGGCAATTTTTTAGGTATTGGCAATGGAACTCCTGCGTGGACAAGTGGAATAAGGATTAATAACAGTGCAATTACTGTAGGAAATAGGAATATTAATCTAACTGGGCGCGGGGAGTTGGGTTATGGAATTGAGATTTCTAACTCTAACTTAGATTCTGCACAAGGAAATATCACCCTTAATGGTGCGGGTGATTTTACTCTAGGCATAGGAATTGCTATTTCAAATGCCTCTACTGTGAGTTCGGCACAAGGTAATATCAATCTCAGCGGCAGTGTTAGTGTTTTGCCAGCAGATGCTATCAGTTTGGATTCTGGTAGTTTAATTAGTACAACTGGTGGTGGTTCGGTAACGCTAACAAGTTCTATTGGAAATATTAATACAAGTACAGGAAATATTAATACAAATTTCACGGGAGGTGGGGGTGCGATCGCGATTTCAACTACTGGTGGTGGTGATATTACTACAGGTAATCTCTCTTCCTTCTCAACAGGTGTAGCTGCGGGAGGTAATATCACCCTCTCTGTAACTGGAGGAACAGGTGCGATCGATACTACTGCTGGAAACCTTTTTGCCAATTCCACTTTCGGAGATGGGGGCGCGATCGCACTCTCGACTGCTGGCGGAAACATTACCACTGACTTTCTGGGTTCTTATTCAGGAGGTACAGGTACGGGAGGAAATATCACTCTTTCTGTAACTGGAGGAACAGGTTTTATTAACACTACTAATAATCTGGATTCCACTTCCATTTCAGCAAATGGAGGCGCGATCGCGCTTTCCACTACTGGTGGAAACATTATTACTACTAATCTTTTGGCTTCCTCTCCATTAGGTGCAGGTACGGGAGGAAACATAACCGTCTCTGTTAGCGGAGGAAATGGTTATATCGATACCAATGCTGGAGTTCTGCAATCCAATTCTAATTCAGCAAATGGAGGCGCGATCGCGCTTTCTACTACTGGTGGTAACATTACCACTGGCTATATGCAATCTTTCGCAACAGATACAGGAACCGCAGGAAATGTAACTATTTCTGTTACGGGAGGAACGGGTTCTATTGATGCTACTGGTGATATACTCGCTAATTCTACATTAGGAAATGGCGGCGCGATCGCCATTTCAACTGCTGGTGGTAACATTACTACTAGCTCTCTAGATACTCGTTCATCAGGTGCAGGAAATGCAGGAAATATTACCCTCTCTGTAACTGGAGGAACAGGCACGATCGACACCGTTGCTGGATTTCTTGATGCTGGTTCTTCTTTAGGAAATGGAGGCGCGATCGCGGTTTCTACTACTGCTGGAAACATTAATACTGGTTATATAGGTTCTAGTTCACTAGGTGCAGGCACAGGAGGTAATATCACCTTTAACTCCGGCACAGCAAATACTATTCTTAGCTCGGATGTTGGGAGTTCATCCGCCACTGGTAGCGGTGGAAATATTACCTTCCAATCTCCCGCTATCCTCACTCAACCCACTACTAATTTAACAACATCGGGAACTGCTAGCGGCGGCAATATTACCTTTAATAGTACCCTTGATGCCACTACAGCAAATGTTGAATTTTTAGCAGTAAATGCAGGTGCAGGTAACGTCACATTTGGAGGCGCGATCGGCAGCATTATCCCTCTTGGAGGACTCAGCATCAATGCCACAGGAAATGTCAACTTTAATCAGTCTGTAAACCTTGTTAGCTTAAATTCAAATGGCAATACCCAATTTTCAGGAAATATTACAACAACTGGAACCGACGGCATCTTTTTAACTGGCCCAACGACAATCACCAACAATGTTATCCTCACAGGTGACACCATTACTTGGACAAATAATGTATCTGGAACAGGCAATTTAACAATACAACCATTCACCGCAGGTTTACCTATTGACATCGGGAGCACTCCCGTTACCGGTAGTCGCTTAAATTTAACACCGACACAAATAGGATTATTGCAACCCAGCTTAGCTTCTGTCACCATTCAAACTAATAATGGTGGTGACATTTCAGTTAACGATCCTATCACCTTAAATCCTCCTACCACCCTGCAAACTTCACCCGGTACAATTACTCTCAACAGTCCCATTACGGGAAATAATAACGCTGCAATTACACTCTCTTCCAATACAACTAATCTAAATGCTGACATCAGCACGTTGAATCAAAATATCACCATTAATGGCAATACTTTAGTTACTAATAATGTCACCCTCAATACCAATGCCAATATTTTATTGAACGGCCCCATAGATGGCAATAATAACCTCACCGCTAATGCTGGCACGGGAAACATCACCTTCGGTGGTGCAGTAGGCAGTAGTACCCCATTAGGAAACATCACTGCCAATAGTACAGGTATAACTACTTTTAATGCTGTAAATTCTGCCAGTGTCACCACTAATACCGGAGGTACAACTCAACTCAATGGTAATGTCACGACTACGGGAGCACAAACCTATAACGATGCTGTTATTATTGCCAATAACCCCATCTTAACTGGTAACGGCATTACCTTCAATTCTACCTTAGATGGCAATAGCGATATCACCGCTATTGCTGGTGCATCAAACCTCAGTTTTAATGGTGCAGTTGGGAGTATTACGCCATTACAAAATATCATAGCCAACAGCACAGCAACCACTACATTTAATGCCGTAAATTCTGCCAGTGTCACCACTAATACCGGAGGTACAACTCAACTTAATGCTAATGTCACAACTACTGGCAGTCAAACCTATAACGATGCCGTTACAATTGCCAATAACCCCATCTTAACTGGTAACGGTATTACCTTCAATTCTACCTTAGATGGCAATAGCGATCTAACCGCTAATACTGGCGCATCAAATCTCAGTTTTAATGGTGCAATAGGCAATAACACTGCATTACAAAATATCACTGCCAATAGTACAGCTACAACTACCTTTAATAGCATCAATGCTGCTACTTTAACCACCAATGCAGACGGTACAACTCAACTCAATAGCAACGTCACAACTACTGGCGCACAGACTTATAACGATGCAGTTTCAATTGCCAATAACCCCATCTTAACTGGTAACGGCATTACCTTCAATTCCACCTTAGATGGCAATAGCGATATCACCGCTATTGCTGGTGCATCAAACCTCAGTTTTAATGGTGCAATAGGCAGTAACACTGCATTAGGAAATATCATCGCTAACACTACAGGAGTTACTACATTTAATAGTGTTAATTCTGCTACTTTAACAACCAATGCAGGCGGCACAACTCAACTTAATAGCAACGTCACAACTACTGGCGCACAGACTTATAACGATGCCGTCACACTTGCCAATAATCCCACTTTAACTGGTAACGGTATTACCTTCAATTCTACCTTAGATGGGAATAGCGATTTAACCGCTAATGCTGGTGCATCAAATCTTAGTTTTAATGGTGCAGTTGGGAGTGTTACACCCTTACAGAATATCAGCGCCAATAGTACAGCTACAACTACCTTTAATGCTGTAAATTCTGCCAGCGTCACCACTAACATTGGCGGTACAACTCAACTTAATGGGAATGTCACCACCACTGGTGCTCAGACTTATAACGATGCCGTCATAGTTGCCGGAAATTTAACCCTTACAAATAACAGTATTAGCTTTAATTCCCCTCTCACTCTCACAGGCAATCTTGCCTTGAATGCAGGTGGAGGAACAGTTGTATTTAATTCTACCATCAGCGCTGGCAATAATAGCCTATCATTAAGCGCTAACGAGATAGATTTTAATGGCATAGTAAACGGTAGCAGTACACTCACTCTTACCCCTGGAACCCCAGGAAAAAATATCACCATCGGTGGTTTAAGTGACACAGGCGCAAACAGTTTAGACTTAACTGCTAATGACTTAAATAACCTAGCTGATGGCTTTAGTTCTATCATAATTGGTGACAATACAAACACAAGTAATATTATTGTTTCTCCAAATGGTGCATCTTTTAAAGATCCCGTAACAATGACAACTGGAACTGGTGCAATTACCCTCAATGGCGCACTTACAGGGATTGGAGATTCTAGTATTACTCTCAACGCAGCTACCAGCTTTTTAAACAATGATATTCGCACTGAAGAGCGAAATATTACTATCAATGGTAATGCGATAGTCGGTAATAGCATTACTGTCATTACAGGGAATTTAGCCGGAGGCGATATCCTCTTTAATGGCAATATTAACGGAAACGATAACCTCACTTTAGAAACAGGCACAGGAAACATTACTGTTAGCGGTGCAATTGGGAATAATACACCCTTAGAAAACTTGACATTTAGCAATGTTAACAATGTTCAAACTAAGGCAATTACCGCTGCCAGTATTACCCAAATTGCTGGTACTGGTGAGACTACTATCAACGGTGCAATTAATACGGATACTGCCGCTGGGATTAACTTAACAGGTAATATTTTTAACTTTAATGGTAATATTACAACTACTAACGGTGGCGGTTTTAAAATTGATAATAGTTCTCCTTTGACTATTACTCTCGCAGTCCAATTTAACTTAGATGGGGGATTTAATCAAATAGGAAGTGGCACTGTTTTTCTAGCAGGAAATGTTACCACAAATAATAGCGATATCAGTTTCAAAAGTCCAGTCATTCTCATTGGTACAGGTAATTTGAATACGGGTGTAGGTGCAGGGGATATTAACTTTAACAATACCCTCGATGGCACCGCTGATTTGAACTTAACAGCAGGGATAGGCAACATTCTATTTTTTGGCAGGGTAGGCGATGGAATCAGAATTGGTAACTTAACTATAAATAGTGCCAAAGATGTAACTGCTATCAATGCTATTAATGCCATTACCATTACTCAAATAGCAGGTAGCGGCACGTCATTATTTAATGATGTAATTAACACAAATGGTACGGCTGGCATTAATCTGGCGGGTAATAACTTTAACTTAAATGGTGCGATTGTTGCTAATGGCAGTTTTACTATTAATAATAGCGGCAAGCTTAATTTAAGCACAACACCTTTAATCTTAGATGGCACGTTCCGTCAAATTGGTACTGGAGAAGTGGCGATTTCCTCTAATATTACCACCGCTAATCAAGATATCCGATTTAGCGGGCCTGTCACCTTAAGTACTCCCGTTATATTTACCCTTGGTAACGCTACAATTGCTTTCGGTTCCAGTTTAGCCGCAGGCAATAACCCACTTACTTTAATTGCAGGAGAAATTGATTTTACAGGGCCAGTTTCCGGGACAAATTCACTGTCTTTGCAACCATTCAACTCTGGACAAACTATTATTATCGGCGGATTTGATAACAATACTAATGCCTTGGATTTGACAGCAGCAGAAATTAATGCTCTTCAAAATGGCTTTAGTTCAATTACTATCGGTCGTGCAGATAGTAGTGCAAATGTTAATATAAATGGTAACGTGACATTTTTAGATCCAGTTACAATTCAAACAGCAACAGGTGCAATTATACTCAATGGAAATATTACTGGAATAGATAATAGTTCAGTCACGCTTAATACGCCGAATATTAATCTCAATGCTGGTATCAATACCGCCAATAGTAACATCAGATTAAATGGAAATGTTAATCTTGGTAGTGATGTCGATCTCATTAGTAATGGTGGAGATATTACCATAACAGGTGCGCTGAATGGGACTCAGAAATTAAGGATTGATGCGGGTACTGGTGGCAACATATTTCTCCAAGGAGATATCGGTAGTATTACACCTTTGTTAGGTTTGAATCTTAATGGATTGAATACTACATTATCGGGTAATATCTCAAGCGCTAATAGTGATATTACCTTTGACAGCGGACTTATTCTGACCAGAGATATGAGCATCACTACAGGTACAATAGGAGGAAATATTACCTTCCGTAGCACTGTTGATAGTGAGGCGTTTCGAGGCTACAGCTTAAATTTAACGGCAGGTAGAGGTAATATTAATTTCAACGGTGCAGTAGGCGCAAGCGTTAATGGAGAATTGGGAAATATAACTATTAATAGCGCTAATAATGTAACAGCGCTATCAGCAATATCAGCTCGTAATTTTCAGTCAAATAGTACCGAAAATGTTAATCTTGGTAATATCGCCGCTACTAACGTTACTATTACCACAGATAACAATATCACTGTTGGCAATATTATCGCTAATGGCGGACAAGTTCGACTGAATAGTAATAATGGTAATTTAGTCGCCAATGACATTGATGCTTCTTTAATTTCTGGTGTTGGTGGCTTAATTTCACTGACAACTCCGGCGGGAGCAGTGACAACTGGCAATCTGAATACATCAGGACTTAGTGGTGGTGATATTACCGTTATAGCTCGCAATTCAATTACTGCAAAACAGATTAATTCTAGTGGTAGTGTGGGCGATGGTGGTAATGTTTTCCTAGATCCTATTGGGGATATTCAAGTTGAATTCATTAACGCTGAAGGCGGAATTAATGGTACTGGTGGAGATGTATTTATTGAGTCAACGGGGGGATTTTTCCGGGCTACAGGCTCTTTTGTAACTCCCTTTTCGACGGAGGGAAATGCTAGTATTTCTACAGCAGGTGGTTTAGGCAGTGGAACAGTAACTATTCGCCATGCAGGAGGGGATGGAGGGCAGTTACTTCAACCTTTTGAAGTTGGTAATGCTGGTGCGCTCAATGGCACTGCGGCGCCTATTACGAGTGGAGATTATGCAATAAAAACAGGGCAAATATTGCCGGGTTCTTTCAGTGTGGGAAATTTGAGGATAGAGACTCTGGATGCTGCACCTGCTACCATATTTTTGTCAAATTTATCAGTTTCAAATACAGATTTGTCAACATCTTCTGTACGCGCTCCTATAGTATTATCAACACGATCGGAAACACAACCATCAGCAATCCTTGTACCTCCGGTAACACCTTTAGGAGATTTTGCCTCAAATATAAATTTACGAGAATCTAGAGGAATATTGCCAGAAAATCTTACACAAGGTGCTGATTTGACACAGCAAAATGCAGGTATCCCACTAACTACATCTGTCACATCTACAGCATCTCTCCCCTCTGGTACTGGTGAAACCTTAGCCAATACTCCTGTAATTTCAACCTTTTATACAGAGGAAGAGCGCCGCAAAAGTTTACTCTCAGAAAAAGATGCAGTCGAGAATCTAAAACAACCAATTTTGAGAATTGATGAGACAATTATCGAGCAGTCGCGTGTTGCTGTTACAGCTTCTTCAGTAGGAATTAATGAAGGTAAAAACTCTTCTAGCAACATTGCACAGGAGGAGATATCTCACAAACCTGCTAATCTGGTACTCGGTTATAGTTCCTCTGTTAATCAAACTTTGGATAAATATGAACTTGGGGAGATTGATACATTTTTTGAGCGGGGCGATATTGAAAATATAGTTGTGCGACTTGAAGAAATTAGAAATAGAGAATTTGAGCGTTATCTTGAAACTAGCCATAAACTAGCCGAGGGAAATATTTCACTTTCTGCACTCCAAGAAAAATTAAAAGAAACTGATAACAAAACTGGTAAGAAATCTGCCGCTTTTTATGTAGTATCGCGGCTTAATCAATTGGAGTTAGTTTTAGTTACTTCCTCGGGTTTGCCAATTCACTACAGTATTCCCGCCGCGAAAAGAGATGCTCTTTTTCCAGTGGTGAGTGAGTTTCGCTCTCAGATTATCAATTCTCGTCAACGCCATAATCAAAGCTATTTAGAGGCGGCACAGCAACTTTATAAATGGCTGATATTGCCTATAGAGGCGGATTTAAAAAATCTAAAAATTGATACGTTGCTGCTGTCTTTAGATCCCGGTTTGCGGAGTCTCCCAATTGCTGCTTTGCATGATGGTAATCAATTTATGGTTGAAAAATACAGTTTCAGTTTAATTCCCAGTTTTAGTTTAACTAATACTACTTATACCTCCATTGCTGATGCTTCCGTGCTGGCGATGGGAGCGTCGGAATTTACTGATAAAAGTCCTTTACCTGCGGTACCGGTAGAATTGTCTGCGATCGCATCGGAATGGCAGGGTAAATCTTTCCTCAATTCTACTTTTACTTTGGAAAATCTGAACTTGCAGCGATCGCGCCAAGATTATCGGATTATTCACCTCGCTACCCACGCTGAATTTCTCCCTGGAAAACCCGGTAATTCTTATATTCAGCTTTGGAATTCTAAGTTACCCCTCGATCGCGTCAGAAATTTGAACTGGGATAACCCCTCTGTAGATTTATTGGTGTTGAGTGCTTGCAAAACTGCTTTAGGCGATCGCGAATCTGAATTAGGTTTTGCTGGGTTAGCAGTACAATCGGGGGTAAAATCTGCTTTAGCTAGTTTGTGGTACGTTGACGATCGCGGTACATTAGGCTTAATGACAGAATTTTATCAGGAGTTAGGGAAAGCTGCAATTAAAGCAGATGCTCTCAGATTAGCTCAGATCGCAATGCTTAAAGGTCAAGTGCGGGTGGAAAATGGGCAATTAATTACAAATACACAAACATTTCCCCTCCCGTCTGCTTTAAACTCTCAAGATACCATAGATTTTACTCATCCCTACTACTGGAGCGGTTTTACACTCGTGGGAAATCCTTGGTAA